Proteins encoded by one window of Rhodamnia argentea isolate NSW1041297 chromosome 6, ASM2092103v1, whole genome shotgun sequence:
- the LOC115752229 gene encoding phosphatidylinositol transfer protein 1-like has translation MVQLKEFRIVMPLSLEEYQVAQMYAVTKMQHQSRTDTEGVDILESRRFEDGEFGKGHYTSKVYRLQSKVPAWLTTFAPADALILQEEAWNAFPRCKTVLKCPYFTKFSLTIETIHKADNGKSENVHGLSEEQLATQQVETLDIASATKDYWSYAIGSSDVDFSKFKSARTGRGPLSEGWQSKCNPVMTAYKLVTVDAPYWGFGYRLEQAMLSAERALFIESHRNCFSWIDDWYGMTVQRVRELERNLLHERIATPGALKSAEDSERPQLRSDQRPIPVEQE, from the exons ATGGTTCAGCTCAAGGAATT CCGAATTGTCATGCCACTGTCATTGGAAGAA TATCAGGTAGCTCAGATGTATGCGGTCACGAAGATGCAACATCAGAGCAGAACTGATACCGAGGGGGTGGATATATTGGAGAGTAGACGCTTTGAAGATGGCGAATTCGGAAAGGGTCATTACACTTCTAAAGTCTATCGCTTGCAGAG CAAAGTTCCTGCTTGGTTGACTACTTTTGCACCAGCAGATGCTCTAATCCTCCAAGAGGAAGCTTGGAATGCTTTCCCAAGATGTAAAACAG TACTCAAG TGTccatactttacaaagttcagtCTAACTATTGAAACCATCCACAAGGCTGACAATGGGAAATCAGAAAAT GTTCATGGACTAAGTGAAGAACAACTAGCAACCCAACAGGTGGAAACCCTTGATATAGCTTCAGCTACGAAAGATTATTGGAGTTACGCTATTGGAAGCAGTGATGTGGACTTCTCGAAATTCAAGTCAGCCAGAACTGGACGTGGTCCTCTTTCAGAAGGCTGGCAG AGTAAGTGCAATCCAGTTATGACAGCGTATAAGTTGGTGACTGTAGATGCACCGTATTGGGGTTTTGGTTACCGACTTGAACAAGCTATGCTCTCG GCTGAAAGAGCTCTTTTTATAGAAAGTCATCGTAACTGTTTTAGCTGGATCGACGATTGGTATGGAATGACTGTACAGCGAGTACGTGAACTTGAACGCAATTTGCTACATGAG AGAATTGCCACGCCAGGTGCCCTGAAGAGTGCCGAGGATAGCGAGCGGCCTCAGCTAAGATCAGATCAGCGACCCATTCCTGTGGAGCAAGAATAG